A genomic stretch from Sporocytophaga myxococcoides includes:
- a CDS encoding PorP/SprF family type IX secretion system membrane protein, whose product MFRYLLLSVFLVSLTINTMAQQMPLVSNFMFNQLIYNPAAAGMQETQFNANLVSRFQWTGMNGAPVTNMFWADYRFPAKKMALGLNLNYDKFGANRNTDFLLNYAYYVPLTSKWKLSMGLRMGFTSAKFSTAYLDRVWDQGDPVVEASNVSAMMPKAGAGLQLSAKNFYAGFTAPDLIMSDKQNLYGNEGKPFFSKKRNYMMMAGYRVKLSDSYKLYPNLRISYFPDSKVRADLNLIFEITDYFWAGATYSSYKSHALMAGTHISSRVRFAYAYEFKRDLGVNLNTHEINLMLNLDGLFRKK is encoded by the coding sequence ATGTTTCGCTATCTTTTATTATCAGTATTTTTAGTAAGCCTGACTATAAATACCATGGCACAGCAAATGCCCCTGGTTTCTAATTTCATGTTTAATCAATTGATCTATAACCCTGCCGCCGCGGGTATGCAGGAAACACAGTTCAATGCAAATCTCGTGTCAAGATTTCAATGGACAGGTATGAATGGGGCTCCTGTTACCAATATGTTCTGGGCAGATTACAGATTTCCTGCAAAGAAAATGGCACTGGGTCTTAATTTAAACTATGACAAATTCGGAGCGAATAGAAATACAGACTTTCTTCTTAATTATGCATATTACGTTCCGCTCACAAGCAAATGGAAGCTTTCCATGGGTTTGAGAATGGGATTTACCTCAGCTAAGTTCAGTACTGCTTATCTGGACAGAGTATGGGATCAGGGAGACCCCGTTGTTGAAGCTTCCAATGTGAGTGCTATGATGCCCAAAGCAGGAGCAGGATTGCAACTTTCTGCCAAAAACTTTTATGCAGGTTTTACAGCCCCTGACCTCATCATGAGTGACAAGCAGAACCTTTATGGTAATGAAGGCAAACCTTTCTTCAGTAAAAAAAGAAATTATATGATGATGGCTGGGTACAGGGTTAAGCTTAGCGATTCTTACAAACTTTATCCAAACCTCAGAATCTCGTATTTCCCGGATTCAAAAGTACGGGCAGATTTAAATTTGATTTTCGAAATTACTGACTATTTCTGGGCTGGAGCTACTTATTCTTCATATAAAAGTCATGCTTTGATGGCCGGTACTCATATAAGTTCAAGGGTGAGATTTGCATATGCATATGAGTTTAAAAGAGATTTGGGGGTTAATTTAAATA
- a CDS encoding gliding motility-associated C-terminal domain-containing protein, producing the protein MHKSSFLILFYFLIVFSSIAQPAAIDSSFNKAGVSPGIFETRFYGKEEEARRIAAQSDEKMVMVGTSLNGSDGHVFTCVRINPDGTLDESFASKGRGVYSISDSTDDYAETVAIDKAGRILIGGYYKAARTTLPVIIRLTRDGNIDKTFGKEGKFFPDLTTKKMTGIYSLKRQGDKILAVGSYIDSIDMFINGPTTVVFRLNDDGEVDRTFGSKGVTILEHVACYQIALNETSIALGGYYPMPVKTSSMTNPAIAMLKSDGIINTNFGAKGFYKREVVAEELIADLAFQKDGKLVTVGHVNNQSVIMRLTNSGKIDSLFATNGRLVNLFAYLELGRSIFILPNGNILAAIEATYLNGNFTSKRLRLVKLNEKGQFGSFGYEQISDFSTSFNNAVLTSDYNLVFARSTGYDFSAFKVKTRINTSIRFNELPKLNIASGSTPLIANASFNLPVLFKSDNPNVAEISDSTLIVTGAGITLITAYIEGSIDYEGSNAIQAILVSPAAEFLVGKNYTGAKKVQTYAVIPYRKEYYYEWSFSGENAYLLNTNQEGDSTNKVNIYFTETASDGLLTCRVYDQQGALRSLLRKEIQVVQDATDGNISENSCPKSFAPCFATHINSFRINTLKSDSSGCQGTGYTDFTESGRTTELFLGNVYTADLEIGSIGKSSKYIGIWIDYNNDGDFEDADEFVNASFGEDSLFSVKPIIIKSSKEYAGSRRLRVRCRTNGRFTSSDACILSGEAGETEDYMITLKAQDALEAPEIITPNDDGKNDYFVIRGVNDKSDNKLEVFDKWGDIKYSKDNYLNDWNGKTNNGDQITEGTYYYVFKNGANVLKGFVEVKY; encoded by the coding sequence GTGTAAGAATCAATCCGGATGGAACGCTTGATGAAAGTTTTGCATCAAAAGGCAGGGGAGTATATTCTATTTCAGATTCTACAGATGATTATGCTGAAACAGTTGCAATTGATAAGGCCGGAAGGATTCTGATAGGAGGGTATTATAAGGCGGCAAGAACTACTTTGCCGGTAATTATCCGATTGACTCGCGATGGCAATATTGACAAGACGTTCGGAAAAGAGGGGAAGTTTTTTCCTGATCTCACTACCAAGAAAATGACAGGAATATATTCACTGAAAAGACAGGGAGATAAAATTCTTGCCGTTGGATCATATATTGATTCAATCGATATGTTTATAAATGGTCCTACTACAGTGGTTTTCCGGTTGAATGACGATGGAGAAGTTGACAGAACTTTTGGAAGCAAAGGTGTAACCATATTAGAACATGTAGCCTGCTATCAGATTGCATTGAATGAAACCAGCATTGCCTTGGGAGGTTATTATCCTATGCCGGTTAAAACATCTTCAATGACCAATCCTGCAATAGCAATGCTTAAATCCGATGGGATTATCAATACAAATTTTGGAGCAAAAGGCTTTTACAAAAGAGAGGTTGTCGCTGAGGAATTAATTGCAGATCTGGCCTTTCAGAAAGATGGTAAACTGGTAACAGTTGGGCACGTGAACAATCAAAGTGTTATTATGCGTTTAACTAATTCCGGAAAAATAGATTCATTATTTGCAACTAACGGAAGGCTTGTCAACCTTTTTGCTTACCTGGAACTAGGAAGGTCGATATTTATATTGCCGAATGGAAATATTTTAGCTGCAATTGAAGCAACTTATTTGAATGGAAATTTTACGAGTAAAAGATTGAGACTTGTCAAACTGAATGAAAAAGGACAGTTTGGCTCTTTTGGTTATGAGCAGATTTCAGATTTTTCAACATCATTTAATAACGCAGTTCTGACCTCCGACTACAACTTAGTATTTGCCAGATCAACCGGATATGATTTTAGTGCATTTAAAGTTAAAACGAGAATCAATACAAGCATAAGATTTAACGAATTGCCCAAATTAAACATAGCAAGTGGCAGTACTCCTCTTATTGCAAATGCTTCTTTCAACCTTCCTGTTTTGTTTAAATCGGATAATCCAAATGTTGCTGAAATCAGTGATAGTACTCTGATTGTTACAGGTGCAGGAATTACACTCATTACAGCATATATAGAAGGAAGTATAGATTATGAAGGTTCTAATGCTATCCAAGCCATTTTAGTTTCTCCTGCAGCTGAATTTCTGGTGGGTAAAAACTATACAGGCGCCAAAAAAGTACAGACCTATGCTGTAATTCCTTATAGAAAAGAATACTATTATGAATGGTCTTTTTCAGGGGAAAATGCATACTTGCTCAACACCAATCAGGAAGGCGACTCTACCAATAAGGTTAATATATATTTCACAGAAACTGCCAGCGATGGATTGCTAACTTGCAGAGTTTATGATCAGCAAGGGGCATTAAGATCTTTGTTAAGAAAAGAGATTCAGGTGGTGCAGGATGCAACAGATGGCAATATAAGCGAAAATAGCTGCCCTAAAAGTTTTGCTCCATGTTTTGCTACGCATATCAATTCATTCAGGATTAATACGCTGAAAAGTGATTCTTCAGGATGTCAGGGAACCGGATATACCGATTTTACAGAATCAGGCAGAACTACAGAGCTTTTTCTCGGGAATGTATACACTGCAGATCTTGAAATAGGTTCTATAGGCAAATCCAGTAAATACATCGGTATCTGGATAGATTATAATAATGATGGAGATTTCGAAGATGCTGACGAATTTGTAAATGCATCCTTCGGAGAAGATTCTCTTTTTTCAGTGAAACCTATCATCATTAAAAGTTCTAAAGAATATGCGGGTAGCAGGAGATTGAGAGTAAGATGCAGAACCAATGGTCGCTTTACATCTTCGGATGCATGCATTCTTTCAGGTGAAGCAGGGGAGACAGAAGATTATATGATTACTCTTAAAGCTCAGGATGCTTTGGAGGCCCCGGAAATTATAACTCCTAATGATGATGGAAAGAATGATTACTTTGTCATAAGAGGAGTTAACGACAAATCAGACAATAAACTGGAAGTCTTTGATAAATGGGGAGATATCAAATACAGCAAGGATAATTATCTCAATGACTGGAATGGGAAAACAAATAATGGAGATCAGATTACAGAAGGGACCTATTATTATGTATTTAAAAATGGAGCTAATGTTCTCAAAGGATTTGTAGAAGTAAAGTACTAA